A region from the Salvelinus sp. IW2-2015 linkage group LG19, ASM291031v2, whole genome shotgun sequence genome encodes:
- the LOC111979188 gene encoding mitochondrial fission factor homolog A isoform X2, translated as MSGATFPSSEEAEMNRIHYELEYTEGISQRMRIPETLKVAPENQHGLLSQPLAPHMMHVPERIVIAGDDGDSRYSRPRDLDLIQSTPPVDLLDMKAPPXILTLNEHSLDSLETDQAPTTQSHANQGVHSRSLRERTVSDTTSIRQSGPANRTHVSVTLSPVAPPLRACPPLCTPEDVVNLQYSAGGLLSYIQCTTRRAYQQVLEVLEVDIHRRAGHLALDMDMTPDDSGLVDASSLRRQIVKLNRRLQLLEEENKERSKREVILYSATVAFWLINTWIWFRR; from the exons ATGAGTGGGGCAACCTTCCCCTCTTCGGAAGAGGCAGAGATGAATCGGATCCACTATGAGCTGGAGTACACCGAGGGCATCAGCCAGCGCATGCGCATCCCCGAAACACTCAAAGTGGCCCCCGAAAACCAACATGGGCTGCTGTCTCAGCCCCTGGCCCCCCACATGATGCATGTACCAGAGAGGATTGTGATAGCAG GGGACGATGGGGACTCCCGTTACTCCCGGCCCAGAGACCTAGACCTGATCCAGTCCACTCCTCCTGTGGATTTACTGGACATGAAGGCGCCGCCACRAATACTCACCCTCAATGAACATTCCCTGGACTCCCTGGAGACTGATCAGGCTCCCACAACACAGTCCCACGCCAACCAGGGG GTCCACTCTCGGTCKCTGAGGGAGCGCACTGTGAGCGATACCACCAGCATCCGCCAGAGCGGCCCGGCCAACAGAACCCACGTAAG tgtaaCCCTGTCCCCCGTCGCCCCCCCTCTCCGTGCCTGTCCTCCACTGTGTACCCCTGAGGACGTGGTGAACCTACAGTACAGTGCTGGAGGATTGCTGTCCTATATCCAATGCACCACGCGCCGGGCCTACCAGCAGGTCCTGGAGGTCCTGGAGGTCGACATCCACCGCAG GGCTGGTCACTTGGCCCTCGACATGGACATGACCCCTGACGATTCAGGYTTAGTGGACGCCTCGTCATTACGGCGACAG ATTGTGAAGCTGAACCGACGTCTGCAGCTACTGGAGGAGGAGAACAAGGAGCGCTCCAAGCGAGAGGTGATTCTCTACTCCGCCACCGTGGCGTTCTGGCTCATCAATACCTGGATCTGGTTCCGACGTTAG
- the LOC111979188 gene encoding mitochondrial fission factor homolog A isoform X1, translating to MKSAVGRSNTTGWMSGATFPSSEEAEMNRIHYELEYTEGISQRMRIPETLKVAPENQHGLLSQPLAPHMMHVPERIVIAGDDGDSRYSRPRDLDLIQSTPPVDLLDMKAPPXILTLNEHSLDSLETDQAPTTQSHANQGVHSRSLRERTVSDTTSIRQSGPANRTHVSVTLSPVAPPLRACPPLCTPEDVVNLQYSAGGLLSYIQCTTRRAYQQVLEVLEVDIHRRAGHLALDMDMTPDDSGLVDASSLRRQIVKLNRRLQLLEEENKERSKREVILYSATVAFWLINTWIWFRR from the exons ATGAAATCTGCAGTTGGACGAAGCAATACAACAG GCTGGATGAGTGGGGCAACCTTCCCCTCTTCGGAAGAGGCAGAGATGAATCGGATCCACTATGAGCTGGAGTACACCGAGGGCATCAGCCAGCGCATGCGCATCCCCGAAACACTCAAAGTGGCCCCCGAAAACCAACATGGGCTGCTGTCTCAGCCCCTGGCCCCCCACATGATGCATGTACCAGAGAGGATTGTGATAGCAG GGGACGATGGGGACTCCCGTTACTCCCGGCCCAGAGACCTAGACCTGATCCAGTCCACTCCTCCTGTGGATTTACTGGACATGAAGGCGCCGCCACRAATACTCACCCTCAATGAACATTCCCTGGACTCCCTGGAGACTGATCAGGCTCCCACAACACAGTCCCACGCCAACCAGGGG GTCCACTCTCGGTCKCTGAGGGAGCGCACTGTGAGCGATACCACCAGCATCCGCCAGAGCGGCCCGGCCAACAGAACCCACGTAAG tgtaaCCCTGTCCCCCGTCGCCCCCCCTCTCCGTGCCTGTCCTCCACTGTGTACCCCTGAGGACGTGGTGAACCTACAGTACAGTGCTGGAGGATTGCTGTCCTATATCCAATGCACCACGCGCCGGGCCTACCAGCAGGTCCTGGAGGTCCTGGAGGTCGACATCCACCGCAG GGCTGGTCACTTGGCCCTCGACATGGACATGACCCCTGACGATTCAGGYTTAGTGGACGCCTCGTCATTACGGCGACAG ATTGTGAAGCTGAACCGACGTCTGCAGCTACTGGAGGAGGAGAACAAGGAGCGCTCCAAGCGAGAGGTGATTCTCTACTCCGCCACCGTGGCGTTCTGGCTCATCAATACCTGGATCTGGTTCCGACGTTAG
- the LOC111979188 gene encoding mitochondrial fission factor homolog A isoform X3, whose amino-acid sequence MLVRMGIDVTRDVPQCWKWGRREKVLEPLVYMTHVPERIVIAGDDGDSRYSRPRDLDLIQSTPPVDLLDMKAPPXILTLNEHSLDSLETDQAPTTQSHANQGVHSRSLRERTVSDTTSIRQSGPANRTHVSVTLSPVAPPLRACPPLCTPEDVVNLQYSAGGLLSYIQCTTRRAYQQVLEVLEVDIHRRAGHLALDMDMTPDDSGLVDASSLRRQIVKLNRRLQLLEEENKERSKREVILYSATVAFWLINTWIWFRR is encoded by the exons atgCTTGTGCGTATGGGAATAGACGTGacgcgggatgttccccaatgctggaagtgGGGCCGGAGGGAAAAAGTTTTGGAGCCCCTGGTCTACATGACACATGTACCAGAGAGGATTGTGATAGCAG GGGACGATGGGGACTCCCGTTACTCCCGGCCCAGAGACCTAGACCTGATCCAGTCCACTCCTCCTGTGGATTTACTGGACATGAAGGCGCCGCCACRAATACTCACCCTCAATGAACATTCCCTGGACTCCCTGGAGACTGATCAGGCTCCCACAACACAGTCCCACGCCAACCAGGGG GTCCACTCTCGGTCKCTGAGGGAGCGCACTGTGAGCGATACCACCAGCATCCGCCAGAGCGGCCCGGCCAACAGAACCCACGTAAG tgtaaCCCTGTCCCCCGTCGCCCCCCCTCTCCGTGCCTGTCCTCCACTGTGTACCCCTGAGGACGTGGTGAACCTACAGTACAGTGCTGGAGGATTGCTGTCCTATATCCAATGCACCACGCGCCGGGCCTACCAGCAGGTCCTGGAGGTCCTGGAGGTCGACATCCACCGCAG GGCTGGTCACTTGGCCCTCGACATGGACATGACCCCTGACGATTCAGGYTTAGTGGACGCCTCGTCATTACGGCGACAG ATTGTGAAGCTGAACCGACGTCTGCAGCTACTGGAGGAGGAGAACAAGGAGCGCTCCAAGCGAGAGGTGATTCTCTACTCCGCCACCGTGGCGTTCTGGCTCATCAATACCTGGATCTGGTTCCGACGTTAG
- the LOC111979189 gene encoding probable flap endonuclease 1 homolog, whose translation MTDGHFSLSNSSSPHSEVIGYSLPKLLDILKITHEEFVDLCILLGCDYCDKIAGLGPKSALTLIQQHRTIENVVLNINRKYQDATLTEPPDLD comes from the exons ATGACTGATGGCCACTTTTCTCTGTCGAATTCTTCCTCTCCTCACAGTGAAGTAATTGGATACTCTCTACCCAAGCTGCTAGACATTCTGAAGATTACACATGAAGAG TTTGTGGACTTGTGTATCTTGTTAGGCTGTGACTACTGCGATAAGATTGCAGGCCTTGGCCCCAAGAGTGCGCTGACTCTGATCCAGCAGCACCGGACTATAGAGAACGTAGTACTGAACATCAACAGAAAG TACCAGGACGCCACCCTGACCGAGCCCCCTGACCTGGACTGA